The Fortiea contorta PCC 7126 genome has a segment encoding these proteins:
- the folD gene encoding bifunctional methylenetetrahydrofolate dehydrogenase/methenyltetrahydrofolate cyclohydrolase FolD translates to MTTKTAKLLDGKALAAKIHQGLAQRITELQSQIDRPPGLAVLMVGDNPASAAYVRNKEKACAKVGIASFGQHFPTQTTQGELEAIIATLNQDAKVDGILVQLPLPQHLDAVTLLHQIDPDKDADGLHPVNLGRLVRGEVGLRSCTPYGVMRLLQEYEIPLQGKQAVVVGRSILVGKPMALMLLEADATVTIAHSRSHNLKTIVQNADILIAAAGKPGLITAQMVKPGAVVVDVGMNRVTDVDGKSRLVGDVDLESIASVAEFLTPVPGGVGPMTVAMLLQNTFASYARRYGVNNREL, encoded by the coding sequence ATGACAACAAAAACTGCCAAACTACTTGACGGTAAAGCTTTAGCCGCCAAGATTCATCAAGGACTTGCTCAACGGATTACGGAATTACAATCTCAAATTGATCGCCCTCCTGGTTTAGCAGTGTTGATGGTAGGGGATAATCCTGCGTCAGCAGCTTATGTCCGCAATAAAGAAAAAGCCTGCGCTAAGGTGGGTATCGCCTCTTTTGGTCAGCATTTTCCTACACAAACCACTCAAGGGGAACTAGAGGCAATAATTGCTACACTCAACCAAGATGCAAAAGTGGATGGAATTCTGGTGCAGTTACCTTTACCTCAGCACTTAGATGCTGTCACCTTGCTGCATCAAATCGACCCTGATAAAGACGCTGATGGGCTACATCCAGTCAACTTGGGACGTCTGGTGCGAGGGGAAGTTGGTTTACGTAGTTGCACTCCTTATGGGGTGATGCGGCTATTACAGGAATATGAAATTCCTTTGCAGGGGAAACAAGCCGTAGTGGTGGGAAGAAGTATTTTGGTTGGTAAACCGATGGCTTTAATGTTACTAGAAGCCGACGCAACGGTGACTATCGCTCACTCTCGATCCCACAACTTAAAAACCATTGTCCAGAATGCTGATATTCTAATTGCAGCAGCAGGTAAACCAGGATTAATCACTGCTCAAATGGTGAAACCGGGCGCTGTTGTGGTAGATGTGGGGATGAATCGCGTCACAGATGTCGATGGGAAAAGTCGTTTAGTCGGCGATGTTGATTTGGAATCAATTGCTAGCGTCGCTGAGTTTCTCACTCCGGTTCCTGGTGGGGTAGGGCCGATGACTGTCGCTATGTTGTTGCAAAATACATTTGCTAGCTATGCAAGGCGGTATGGAGTCAATAATCGGGAATTATGA
- the crtE gene encoding geranylgeranyl diphosphate synthase CrtE: MVATDKFKKTQEAATFNLSAYLKERQRLCDTALDQAIPIVYPEKIYEAMRYSLLAGGKRVRPILCLATCEMTGGTIEMAMPTACAVEMIHTMSLIHDDLPAMDNDDYRRGKLTNHKVYGEDVAILAGDGLLAFAFEFVATQTPPEVPRDRVLQVVARLGRALGAAGLVGGQVVDLESEGKLDTSLETLNFIHNHKTAALLEASVVCGGILTGASAQEVQVLSRYAQNIGLAFQIVDDILDITATQEQLGKTAGKDLKANKVTYPSLWGLEESRSKAQQLVEAACAELESFAELAQPLKAIAHYITSRNH; encoded by the coding sequence ATGGTAGCAACTGATAAGTTTAAGAAGACACAAGAGGCAGCTACGTTTAATTTATCGGCTTATCTCAAAGAGCGTCAAAGGCTTTGTGACACTGCTTTAGATCAAGCAATTCCTATTGTTTATCCAGAGAAAATTTATGAAGCCATGCGCTATTCTCTCTTAGCTGGAGGTAAGCGTGTCCGACCCATTCTTTGCCTTGCTACTTGCGAGATGACTGGTGGCACAATTGAAATGGCTATGCCTACAGCTTGTGCTGTGGAAATGATCCACACCATGTCTCTGATTCATGATGATTTACCGGCGATGGATAATGACGATTATCGCCGAGGAAAGTTGACAAATCACAAGGTTTATGGTGAAGATGTAGCAATTTTAGCGGGCGATGGCTTGTTGGCGTTTGCTTTTGAGTTTGTCGCCACTCAAACCCCCCCAGAGGTTCCCAGGGACAGAGTGCTACAGGTTGTCGCCCGTCTGGGACGCGCTTTAGGGGCGGCGGGTTTGGTTGGCGGTCAGGTGGTAGATTTAGAATCGGAAGGGAAGTTGGATACTTCCCTAGAAACACTCAATTTTATTCACAACCACAAAACAGCTGCCCTTTTAGAAGCTAGTGTGGTGTGTGGAGGAATCTTAACGGGAGCATCAGCACAAGAGGTACAAGTGTTATCCCGTTACGCTCAAAATATTGGTTTGGCATTTCAAATAGTGGATGATATCTTGGATATCACCGCCACTCAGGAACAATTAGGGAAAACTGCGGGTAAAGACTTAAAAGCAAACAAAGTGACTTATCCTAGCTTGTGGGGACTGGAGGAATCGCGCTCGAAAGCCCAACAGCTCGTAGAAGCAGCTTGTGCAGAATTAGAGTCGTTTGCGGAATTGGCACAACCGCTAAAGGCGATCGCTCATTATATCACCAGTCGCAATCACTAA
- a CDS encoding divergent PAP2 family protein: MQDIGDILDNRVLLVALVTCLIAQALKLVIELVKNRKFNVSVLVATGGMPSAHSALVTSLAVGVGQTLGWASPDFALATVFAIIVMYDAAGVRQAAGKQARILNQMIDELFDEKHEFSQDRLKELLGHTPVQVIAGSALGITISWLARYLSFIHSP; the protein is encoded by the coding sequence ATGCAGGACATAGGCGACATCTTAGACAACCGGGTGCTGCTGGTTGCTCTGGTAACTTGTTTGATTGCTCAGGCTTTAAAGCTCGTCATTGAGCTAGTAAAAAATCGTAAATTCAATGTAAGTGTTTTGGTAGCCACCGGAGGTATGCCCAGTGCTCATTCTGCCTTAGTTACCTCTTTAGCAGTTGGAGTTGGGCAAACTTTAGGATGGGCTTCTCCTGATTTTGCCCTGGCTACAGTGTTTGCCATCATCGTCATGTATGATGCAGCTGGAGTTCGTCAAGCCGCCGGTAAGCAAGCGCGGATTCTCAATCAAATGATTGACGAGCTATTTGATGAAAAGCACGAGTTTAGTCAAGACCGCCTTAAGGAGTTACTCGGACACACGCCAGTTCAGGTGATAGCTGGGTCGGCTTTAGGTATAACTATTTCTTGGTTAGCTAGGTATTTATCGTTCATTCATAGTCCATAA